Proteins encoded within one genomic window of Cellulomonas xiejunii:
- the prfA gene encoding peptide chain release factor 1, with protein MLVEHAEIERDLSDPAVHADPARARRLGRRYAELGRVVQAYRQWRAAAEDAQAATELAAEDEAFAVEVPALQEAAATAAERLHRVLVPRDPDDARDVILEIKAGEGGEESALFAGDLLRMYTRYAERQGWSVQVLDATPSDLGGVKDAQVAVKARTAGPPEDGVWAHLKYEGGVHRVQRVPVTESQGRIHTSAAGVMVFPEADDDGDVEIDQNDLRIDVYRSSGPGGQSVNTTDSAVRITHVPTGIVVSMQNEKSQLQNREQAMRVLRARLLAARQEEAAAAASEARRSQVRTVDRSERIRTYNFPENRIADHRTGYKAYNLDQVLDGDLGPVIASAVEADDAARLAAAGGGPA; from the coding sequence ATGCTCGTGGAGCATGCGGAGATCGAGCGCGACCTCTCCGACCCCGCCGTCCACGCGGACCCCGCGCGGGCACGTCGGCTGGGGAGGCGCTACGCCGAGCTCGGGCGCGTCGTGCAGGCCTACCGCCAGTGGCGTGCGGCCGCGGAGGACGCGCAGGCCGCCACGGAGCTGGCGGCCGAGGACGAGGCCTTCGCCGTCGAGGTGCCCGCGCTCCAGGAGGCCGCCGCCACCGCTGCCGAACGGCTGCACCGCGTGCTGGTCCCGCGCGACCCGGACGACGCCCGCGACGTGATCCTCGAGATCAAGGCAGGGGAGGGCGGCGAGGAGTCCGCACTGTTCGCGGGCGACCTCCTGCGCATGTACACGCGGTACGCCGAGCGGCAGGGGTGGAGCGTGCAGGTCCTCGACGCGACGCCCTCCGACCTCGGCGGCGTCAAGGACGCGCAGGTCGCCGTCAAGGCCCGCACCGCCGGCCCGCCCGAGGACGGGGTCTGGGCGCACCTGAAGTACGAGGGCGGCGTGCACCGCGTGCAGCGCGTGCCCGTCACCGAGTCGCAGGGCCGGATCCACACGTCGGCGGCCGGGGTCATGGTGTTCCCCGAGGCCGACGACGACGGCGACGTCGAGATCGACCAGAACGACCTGCGCATCGACGTCTACCGCTCGTCCGGGCCGGGCGGACAGTCCGTCAACACGACCGACTCGGCGGTGCGGATCACGCACGTGCCGACCGGCATCGTGGTGTCGATGCAGAACGAGAAGTCGCAGTTGCAGAACCGCGAGCAGGCGATGCGCGTGCTGCGGGCCCGGTTGCTCGCCGCCCGCCAGGAGGAGGCCGCCGCCGCCGCGAGCGAGGCACGCCGCTCGCAGGTGCGCACGGTGGACCGTTCCGAGCGGATCCGGACGTACAACTTCCCGGAGAACCGCATCGCCGACCACCGCACCGGCTACAAGGCGTACAACCTCGACCAGGTGCTCGACGGGGACCTCGGCCCGGTCATCGCGTCGGCCGTCGAGGCCGACGACGCGGCGCGGCTGGCCGCGGCCGGCGGTGGCCCCGCGTGA
- a CDS encoding F0F1 ATP synthase subunit gamma: MAGQQRVYKARIKSTQALKKMFRAQELIAASRIGRARDRVAMATPYSRAITRAVSAVATHSDTSHPFLVEREDTQRVAVLLIASDRGMAGAYSASVIRETERLVHRLEGEGKQVALYVAGRRAVAYYTFRQRELAGRWTGFSDAPTPEIADEIADALLDAFRAPAQDGGVAEVHVVFTQFVNMVTQRPRVIRMVPLEVVEGVAPVEENDALPLYEFEPSPEEVLDALLPRYVRTRIYANLLQAAASELAARQRAMHTATENAEDLIRTYTRLANQARQGEITQEISEIVSGADALASS; encoded by the coding sequence ATGGCGGGTCAGCAGCGCGTCTACAAGGCGCGGATCAAGAGCACTCAAGCGCTCAAGAAGATGTTCCGCGCACAGGAGCTCATCGCGGCGTCACGCATCGGCAGGGCGCGTGACCGCGTCGCGATGGCGACCCCGTACTCGCGGGCGATCACGCGTGCCGTCTCGGCGGTCGCGACCCACTCCGACACGTCCCACCCGTTCCTGGTGGAGCGCGAGGACACGCAGCGGGTCGCGGTCCTGCTCATCGCCTCGGACCGCGGTATGGCGGGCGCCTACTCGGCGAGCGTCATCCGCGAGACCGAGCGTCTCGTGCATCGGCTCGAGGGTGAGGGCAAGCAGGTCGCCCTGTACGTCGCGGGCCGTCGTGCGGTCGCCTACTACACGTTCCGTCAGCGCGAGCTGGCGGGGCGGTGGACCGGGTTCTCGGACGCCCCCACACCGGAGATCGCGGACGAGATCGCCGACGCACTGCTGGACGCGTTCCGCGCTCCGGCGCAGGACGGCGGCGTCGCCGAGGTGCACGTCGTGTTCACGCAGTTCGTGAACATGGTGACCCAGCGGCCGCGCGTCATCCGCATGGTGCCGCTGGAGGTCGTCGAGGGCGTCGCACCGGTGGAGGAGAACGACGCACTGCCCCTCTACGAGTTCGAGCCGAGCCCGGAGGAGGTGCTGGACGCGCTGCTGCCGCGCTACGTGCGCACGCGCATCTACGCCAACCTGCTCCAGGCTGCGGCCTCCGAGCTCGCGGCACGGCAGCGGGCCATGCACACCGCCACCGAGAACGCCGAGGACCTCATCCGCACCTACACGCGTCTGGCCAACCAGGCGCGTCAGGGCGAGATCACGCAGGAGATCAGCGAGATCGTGTCGGGCGCAGACGCGCTCGCGTCCTCCTGA
- a CDS encoding F0F1 ATP synthase subunit delta produces the protein MRGTSRASLQAAENRFAPVLRAAGGTARTIGDELFALVDALDGSGSLSRTLADPSLSPEAKSGLVTRLLDGADPRTVEIAQMLVGSRWSADADLAHAAERLGFLGLLSSAQSAGTLERVEAELFSITRALAGQREVRRYLLDDAYPAQARGELVERLLGQQSDPITLAVARRAAVAPRGRRYVTTLNHVGDVIAELRSMEVATVVAASPLTPTQTARLADLLGRALGRAVQVNVVVDPDVVGGLRVQSGPDVIDSTVLSRLADARRQLAG, from the coding sequence ATGCGCGGGACGAGTCGCGCCTCGCTGCAGGCGGCGGAGAACCGGTTCGCACCGGTCCTCCGCGCTGCCGGCGGCACGGCACGCACGATCGGCGACGAGCTGTTCGCGCTCGTCGACGCGCTCGACGGGTCGGGGTCGCTGAGCCGCACGCTGGCCGACCCGTCGCTCTCGCCCGAGGCGAAGAGCGGCCTGGTCACGCGTCTGCTCGACGGCGCTGACCCGCGCACCGTCGAGATCGCCCAGATGCTCGTGGGGTCGCGCTGGTCGGCGGACGCCGACCTCGCGCACGCGGCAGAGCGGCTCGGGTTCCTGGGGCTGCTGTCGTCCGCGCAGAGCGCCGGGACGCTCGAGCGGGTGGAGGCCGAGCTGTTCTCCATCACCCGTGCGCTGGCCGGCCAGCGCGAGGTGCGTCGCTACCTCCTGGACGACGCGTACCCCGCGCAGGCGCGTGGCGAGCTCGTCGAGCGTCTGCTCGGTCAGCAGAGTGACCCGATCACCCTGGCGGTGGCGCGCCGCGCAGCGGTCGCCCCCCGTGGGCGTCGCTACGTCACGACCCTGAACCACGTCGGTGACGTGATCGCCGAGCTGCGCAGCATGGAGGTCGCCACCGTCGTGGCGGCCTCGCCGCTCACCCCGACGCAGACGGCTCGTCTGGCGGACCTGCTCGGACGCGCCCTCGGGCGAGCCGTCCAGGTCAACGTCGTGGTGGACCCCGACGTCGTGGGAGGCCTGCGCGTGCAGTCCGGTCCCGACGTCATCGACTCGACCGTCCTCTCCCGACTCGCCGACGCACGCCGGCAGCTGGCCGGCTGA
- the atpE gene encoding ATP synthase F0 subunit C, giving the protein MILAAADAVSGNIATVGYGLAVLGPGIGLGILIGKTVEGIARQPEVAGQLRTTMFIGIGFVEVLGLLGLITGFLFQ; this is encoded by the coding sequence ATGATCCTCGCCGCCGCTGACGCCGTCTCCGGGAACATCGCGACCGTCGGCTACGGCCTCGCGGTGCTCGGCCCGGGTATCGGTCTGGGCATCCTCATCGGCAAGACCGTCGAGGGCATCGCACGCCAGCCCGAGGTCGCCGGCCAGCTCCGCACCACCATGTTCATCGGTATCGGGTTCGTCGAGGTCCTGGGCCTCCTCGGCCTCATCACCGGGTTCCTCTTCCAGTGA
- a CDS encoding F0F1 ATP synthase subunit B, whose amino-acid sequence MSGAAVSAAVVTAAGEEVEGIQLLLPAEYDLLWSTIVLVVIAVAFYKYVLPKFQAVLDERTQKIEGGLALAETAQAEAAAQLAEYQQLLADARAEAARIREDARAEGGQILAESRARAQEEAARIAETAQRQIDAERQQAAVSLRADVGTLATQLASKIVGESLEDEARRSRVVDRFLDDLEASTTTSAGKGN is encoded by the coding sequence GTGAGCGGCGCCGCGGTCTCCGCGGCCGTCGTGACGGCCGCGGGCGAAGAGGTCGAGGGCATCCAGCTGCTCCTCCCGGCCGAATACGACCTGCTCTGGTCGACGATCGTGCTCGTGGTCATCGCGGTGGCGTTCTACAAGTACGTGCTGCCGAAGTTCCAGGCGGTGCTGGACGAGCGCACGCAGAAGATCGAGGGTGGTCTCGCCCTGGCGGAGACGGCCCAGGCCGAGGCGGCCGCGCAGCTGGCGGAGTACCAGCAGCTGCTGGCCGACGCCCGTGCCGAGGCGGCGCGCATCCGTGAGGACGCGCGTGCCGAGGGCGGGCAGATCCTCGCCGAGTCGCGGGCACGTGCGCAGGAGGAGGCTGCTCGCATCGCGGAGACGGCCCAGCGCCAGATCGACGCGGAGCGCCAGCAGGCGGCCGTGTCCCTGCGCGCCGACGTGGGCACGCTCGCGACGCAGCTCGCATCGAAGATCGTGGGCGAGTCGCTCGAGGACGAGGCGCGACGCTCGCGCGTCGTCGACCGCTTCCTCGACGACCTCGAGGCCAGCACCACCACGAGCGCAGGCAAGGGGAACTGA
- the prmC gene encoding peptide chain release factor N(5)-glutamine methyltransferase: MTGPATARETGPGLRAYVEGAATVLAEAGVPSPRHDAVALAAHALGLARVELVLPPPLPEGFAAAYAGLVERRRRREPLQHIVGHTVFRFLTLRVEPGVFVPRPETETVAQLAIDEAAALAASGRRPLVVDLCTGTGAIAASVDTEVPASRVVAVDLSDAAVGLARANAAAVAGPDLRVVQGDVRDPALLAELDGTVDVVVSNPPYIPPDAVPLDPEVRDHDPDVALYGGGADGLDVPRAVIAAAARLLVPGGLLVMEHAEVQDATARAAAAATGAFVDVRTVTDLTGRPRTLVARRVAPGVVGDSPA, encoded by the coding sequence GTGACCGGCCCCGCCACCGCCCGCGAGACCGGACCGGGCCTGCGCGCGTACGTCGAGGGGGCCGCGACGGTGCTGGCCGAGGCGGGGGTCCCGTCCCCGCGGCACGACGCGGTCGCGCTCGCCGCGCACGCGCTGGGGCTCGCCCGCGTCGAGCTGGTCCTGCCGCCGCCGCTGCCCGAGGGATTCGCGGCAGCGTACGCGGGGCTGGTCGAGCGGCGCCGACGACGCGAGCCGCTCCAGCACATCGTCGGGCACACGGTCTTCCGGTTCCTCACCCTGCGCGTGGAGCCCGGCGTGTTCGTGCCGCGTCCCGAGACCGAGACGGTCGCGCAGCTGGCGATCGACGAGGCCGCGGCCCTCGCCGCCTCCGGTCGGCGGCCGCTCGTCGTCGACCTGTGCACCGGCACGGGCGCGATCGCCGCGTCGGTGGACACCGAGGTGCCCGCGAGCCGCGTCGTGGCCGTCGACCTGTCCGACGCGGCGGTCGGGCTGGCCCGCGCCAACGCGGCGGCCGTCGCCGGGCCCGACCTGCGGGTGGTGCAGGGCGACGTCCGCGACCCCGCGCTCCTCGCGGAGCTCGACGGCACCGTCGACGTCGTGGTGTCGAACCCGCCGTACATCCCGCCGGACGCGGTGCCCCTCGACCCCGAGGTCCGTGACCACGACCCGGACGTCGCGCTGTACGGCGGCGGGGCCGACGGTCTCGACGTGCCGCGCGCGGTCATCGCCGCGGCCGCGCGCCTGCTCGTGCCCGGCGGCCTGCTGGTGATGGAGCACGCAGAGGTGCAGGACGCCACCGCGCGCGCCGCAGCCGCCGCGACCGGCGCGTTCGTCGACGTGCGCACCGTGACCGACCTGACGGGCCGCCCCCGCACCCTCGTGGCACGGCGGGTCGCACCGGGGGTCGTGGGAGACTCGCCCGCGTGA
- the atpB gene encoding F0F1 ATP synthase subunit A, with translation MPLAADDSGFHTPTIADFFPAPFLFEDTPFEFNRMQLVRVIATVALVVVMVIAARKAKLVPSRGQNVVELLLDFVRVNVAEDIIGKEKAHKYVALLTTIFFAILAFNITGIIPGLNIAGSSLIGLPVMLALWVYVMYLGAGVRAHGLGGFLKASLFPPGVPPFLYVLLTPVEFLTVFILRPVTLAVRLMANMVAGHLMLVLCFAATDFFVRSMSGMSVFAVPSLLGGFAITLFEVFVAALQAYIFVVLAAVYISQSISDEH, from the coding sequence CTGCCGCTCGCCGCGGACGACAGCGGCTTCCACACCCCCACGATCGCCGACTTCTTCCCGGCACCGTTCCTCTTCGAGGACACCCCTTTCGAGTTCAACCGGATGCAGCTCGTCCGGGTGATCGCGACGGTCGCTCTCGTGGTCGTCATGGTGATCGCCGCCCGCAAGGCGAAGCTGGTCCCGAGCCGCGGTCAGAACGTCGTCGAGCTGCTGCTCGACTTCGTGCGCGTCAACGTCGCCGAGGACATCATCGGCAAGGAGAAGGCGCACAAGTACGTCGCGCTGCTCACGACGATCTTCTTCGCGATCCTCGCGTTCAACATCACGGGCATCATCCCCGGCCTCAACATCGCCGGCTCCTCGCTCATCGGCCTGCCGGTGATGCTCGCACTGTGGGTCTACGTCATGTACCTCGGCGCCGGCGTGCGCGCGCACGGGCTGGGGGGCTTCCTCAAGGCGAGCCTGTTCCCGCCGGGAGTGCCGCCGTTCCTCTACGTGCTGCTGACGCCGGTCGAGTTCCTCACCGTCTTCATCCTGCGCCCCGTGACGCTGGCCGTGCGACTCATGGCGAACATGGTCGCCGGGCACCTGATGCTCGTGCTCTGCTTCGCCGCGACGGACTTCTTCGTCCGCTCGATGTCGGGCATGAGCGTCTTCGCGGTGCCGAGCCTGCTCGGCGGGTTCGCGATCACGCTGTTCGAGGTCTTCGTCGCAGCGCTGCAGGCCTACATCTTCGTCGTCCTCGCGGCCGTCTACATCAGCCAGTCGATCTCCGACGAGCACTGA
- the atpA gene encoding F0F1 ATP synthase subunit alpha has translation MAELTIRPEDIRSALDSFVKSYEPKGPATEEVGRVAVAGDGIAQVEGLPGAMANELLKFEDGTLGLALNLDVREIGVVVLGEFTGIEEGQEVRRTGEVLSVPVGDGYLGRVVDPLGQPIDGLGEVVTDGRRALELQAPGVMARKSVHEPLQTGLKAIDSMIPIGRGQRQLIIGDRQTGKTAIAIDTIINQKANWETGDPNKQVRCIYVAIGQKGSTIAAVRSALEESGALEYTTIVASPASDPAGFKYLAPYTGSAIGQHWMYQGKHVLIVFDDLSKQAEAYRAVSLLLRRPPGREAYPGDVFYLHSRLLERCAKLSDELGAGSMTGLPMIETKANDVSAYIPTNVISITDGQIFLQSDLFNADQRPAVDVGISVSRVGGAAQVKAMKQVSGTLKIDLAQYRSLEAFAMFASDLDAASRAQLTRGARLMELLKQGQYSPFPVEDQVASIWAGTKGKLDDVPIQDVRRFEAELLDDLRRNTDVLSTIAETGKLEEATEKALGDAIDEFRLGFLKFDGTPLVGGGAEDEGVEVEQEQIVRQKRA, from the coding sequence ATGGCTGAGCTGACGATCCGGCCGGAGGACATCCGCTCCGCGCTGGACAGCTTCGTGAAGTCCTACGAGCCCAAGGGCCCGGCGACCGAGGAGGTCGGACGGGTCGCGGTGGCAGGCGACGGCATCGCGCAGGTCGAGGGCCTGCCCGGCGCGATGGCCAACGAGCTGCTGAAGTTCGAGGACGGCACGCTGGGCCTGGCGCTCAACCTCGACGTGCGCGAGATCGGCGTGGTCGTCCTGGGCGAGTTCACCGGGATCGAGGAGGGCCAGGAGGTCCGCCGGACCGGCGAGGTGCTCTCGGTCCCCGTGGGTGACGGGTACCTCGGTCGCGTCGTCGACCCGCTGGGCCAGCCGATCGACGGCCTCGGCGAGGTCGTGACGGACGGCCGTCGCGCCCTCGAGCTCCAGGCGCCCGGCGTCATGGCCCGCAAGTCGGTCCACGAGCCGCTGCAGACCGGCCTCAAGGCCATCGACTCGATGATCCCGATCGGCCGCGGCCAGCGGCAGCTCATCATCGGCGACCGCCAGACCGGCAAGACGGCCATCGCGATCGACACGATCATCAACCAGAAGGCCAACTGGGAGACGGGCGACCCGAACAAGCAGGTCCGCTGCATCTACGTCGCCATCGGTCAGAAGGGCTCGACGATCGCGGCCGTGCGCAGCGCGCTCGAGGAGTCCGGCGCGCTCGAGTACACGACGATCGTCGCGTCGCCCGCGTCCGACCCGGCCGGCTTCAAGTACCTCGCGCCGTACACCGGTTCGGCCATCGGCCAGCACTGGATGTACCAGGGCAAGCACGTCCTCATCGTGTTCGACGACCTGTCGAAGCAGGCCGAGGCGTACCGCGCCGTCTCGCTGCTGCTGCGCCGCCCGCCGGGCCGTGAGGCCTACCCGGGTGACGTCTTCTACCTGCACTCCCGGCTGCTCGAGCGTTGCGCCAAGCTCTCCGACGAGCTGGGCGCGGGCTCGATGACGGGTCTGCCGATGATCGAGACGAAGGCCAACGACGTCTCGGCGTACATCCCGACCAACGTCATCTCGATCACCGACGGCCAGATCTTCCTGCAGTCGGACCTGTTCAACGCCGACCAGCGCCCCGCTGTCGACGTCGGCATCTCGGTCTCCCGTGTCGGCGGCGCCGCGCAGGTCAAGGCGATGAAGCAGGTCTCCGGCACGCTCAAGATCGACCTGGCGCAGTACCGCTCGCTCGAGGCGTTCGCGATGTTCGCGTCCGACCTCGACGCGGCGTCGCGCGCCCAGCTGACGCGTGGTGCACGCCTGATGGAGCTGCTCAAGCAGGGCCAGTACTCGCCGTTCCCGGTCGAGGACCAGGTCGCCTCCATCTGGGCCGGCACCAAGGGCAAGCTCGACGACGTCCCGATCCAGGACGTCCGTCGGTTCGAGGCCGAGCTGCTGGACGACCTGCGTCGCAACACCGACGTCCTGTCGACCATCGCGGAGACGGGCAAGCTCGAGGAAGCGACGGAGAAGGCCCTGGGCGACGCGATCGACGAGTTCCGGCTGGGCTTCCTGAAGTTCGACGGCACGCCGCTCGTGGGCGGCGGCGCCGAGGACGAGGGTGTCGAGGTCGAGCAGGAGCAGATCGTCCGCCAGAAGCGGGCCTGA
- the atpD gene encoding F0F1 ATP synthase subunit beta — protein MTATTVDATAANAGTPGVGRVARVIGPVVDIEFPPDQIPEIYNALEVDIDLSTQGEGEAAGGFTMTLEVEQHLGDSLVRAIALKPTDGLVRGAQVRDTGLPISVPVGDVTKGHVFNVTGEVLNLAEGETLEITERWPIHRKPPAFDQLESKTTMFETGIKVIDLLTPYVQGGKIGLFGGAGVGKTVLIQEMIQRVAQDHGGVSVFAGVGERTREGNDLIVEMEEAGVFDKTALVFGQMDEPPGTRLRVALSALTMAEYFRDVQKQDVLLFIDNIFRFTQAGSEVSTLLGRMPSAVGYQPNLADEMGQLQERITSTRGHSITSLQAIYVPADDYTDPAPATTFAHLDATTELSREIASRGLYPAVDPLASTSRILDPRYVGQEHYDVATRVKSILQRNKELQDIIAILGVDELSEEDKTIVARARRIQQFLSQNTYMAEKFTGVVGSTVPVTETVEAFKKIADGEFDHISEQAFFNIGGLEDLERNWARIQKEYGV, from the coding sequence ATGACCGCCACCACCGTCGACGCGACGGCCGCGAACGCCGGCACGCCCGGCGTCGGCCGGGTCGCGCGGGTCATCGGGCCCGTCGTGGACATCGAGTTCCCGCCGGACCAGATCCCCGAGATCTACAACGCGCTCGAGGTCGACATCGACCTCTCGACGCAGGGCGAGGGTGAGGCCGCCGGCGGCTTCACCATGACGCTCGAGGTCGAGCAGCACCTGGGTGACTCCCTGGTGCGCGCGATCGCGCTCAAGCCGACCGACGGCCTCGTCCGCGGCGCGCAGGTGCGCGACACGGGCCTGCCGATCTCGGTGCCAGTCGGCGACGTGACCAAGGGCCACGTCTTCAACGTCACCGGCGAGGTGCTCAACCTCGCCGAGGGTGAGACCCTCGAGATCACGGAGCGGTGGCCGATCCACCGCAAGCCCCCGGCCTTCGACCAGCTCGAGTCGAAGACGACGATGTTCGAGACCGGCATCAAGGTCATCGACCTGCTGACCCCGTACGTCCAGGGCGGGAAGATCGGCCTGTTCGGCGGCGCCGGTGTCGGCAAGACCGTCCTCATCCAGGAGATGATCCAGCGCGTCGCCCAGGACCACGGCGGTGTGTCGGTGTTCGCCGGTGTCGGTGAGCGCACGCGTGAGGGCAACGACCTCATCGTCGAGATGGAGGAGGCGGGCGTCTTCGACAAGACGGCCCTCGTCTTCGGCCAGATGGACGAGCCCCCGGGCACGCGTCTGCGCGTCGCCCTGTCCGCCCTGACGATGGCGGAGTACTTCCGCGACGTGCAGAAGCAGGACGTGCTGCTCTTCATCGACAACATCTTCCGCTTCACGCAGGCGGGGTCCGAGGTCTCGACCCTGCTCGGTCGCATGCCGTCCGCGGTCGGCTACCAGCCGAACCTCGCGGACGAGATGGGCCAGCTCCAGGAGCGCATCACCTCGACGCGCGGTCACTCGATCACGTCGCTGCAGGCCATCTACGTGCCCGCCGACGACTACACCGACCCCGCGCCGGCCACGACGTTCGCTCACCTCGACGCGACCACCGAGCTCAGCCGTGAGATCGCGTCGCGCGGCCTGTACCCGGCCGTCGACCCGCTGGCCTCGACCAGCCGGATCCTCGACCCGCGGTACGTGGGCCAGGAGCACTACGACGTGGCGACGCGCGTGAAGTCGATCCTGCAGCGCAACAAGGAGCTCCAGGACATCATCGCGATCCTCGGCGTGGACGAGCTCTCCGAGGAGGACAAGACGATCGTCGCGCGTGCGCGGCGCATCCAGCAGTTCCTCTCGCAGAACACCTACATGGCCGAGAAGTTCACCGGCGTCGTCGGCTCGACGGTCCCGGTGACCGAGACCGTCGAGGCGTTCAAGAAGATCGCGGACGGCGAGTTCGACCACATCTCCGAGCAGGCGTTCTTCAACATCGGTGGCCTCGAGGACCTCGAGCGCAACTGGGCTCGCATCCAGAAGGAGTACGGCGTCTGA
- a CDS encoding L-threonylcarbamoyladenylate synthase: MSLIRIKDATDPATWGPAIDEAVNAVGRGELVVLPTDTVYGIGADAFDPRAVQRLLDAKGRGRQMPPPVLIPDVRTLDGLATDVPDTVRALAEAFWPGGLTVILRAQPSLAWDLGETHGTVALRMPDHPAALALLRRTGPLAVSSANLTGRPAATTATEAYDQLGDRVAVLLDAGAAPGGVASTIVDATGPALRVVRLGAVDLAALAAVAPVMAPPAPSPAPAPDESRPEAPAP; encoded by the coding sequence GTGAGCCTCATCCGGATCAAGGACGCGACCGACCCCGCGACCTGGGGCCCCGCGATCGACGAGGCGGTCAATGCCGTCGGTCGTGGCGAGCTGGTCGTGCTGCCCACCGACACGGTCTACGGGATCGGTGCCGACGCCTTCGACCCACGCGCCGTGCAGCGACTCCTCGACGCGAAGGGGCGTGGGCGACAGATGCCACCCCCCGTCCTCATCCCCGACGTCCGCACGCTCGACGGGCTCGCCACCGACGTGCCGGACACCGTGCGCGCGCTGGCCGAGGCGTTCTGGCCCGGCGGGCTCACGGTGATCCTGCGGGCTCAGCCGTCGCTCGCGTGGGACCTGGGGGAGACCCACGGCACCGTCGCGCTGCGCATGCCGGACCACCCCGCCGCCCTCGCGCTGCTGCGGCGCACCGGCCCCCTCGCGGTGTCGAGCGCCAACCTCACCGGCCGGCCTGCCGCGACGACGGCGACCGAGGCGTACGACCAGCTCGGCGACCGTGTCGCGGTGCTCCTCGACGCGGGTGCCGCACCCGGGGGCGTCGCCTCGACCATCGTCGACGCCACGGGGCCGGCGCTGCGCGTCGTGCGCCTGGGTGCGGTCGACCTCGCGGCGCTCGCGGCCGTGGCACCGGTCATGGCGCCACCCGCGCCTTCGCCCGCGCCGGCTCCCGACGAGAGCCGTCCGGAGGCCCCTGCGCCGTGA
- a CDS encoding MraY family glycosyltransferase encodes MRTYLLVAVIAAVVTYLTTPLARWCALRWGAITAVRERDVHAVPTPRLGGMAMFAGLLVALLMASQLPFLAPVYANPRPIFGIVGGAALVCALGVADDIWDLDWLTKLMGQVLAAGFLAWQGVLLYQLPIGGVLGGSSRTAVFVTVVSVVVAMNAVNFVDGLDGLAAGVLAIGGAAFFLYAYLLTVDTSANDYSNLATLVVGVMVGTCVGFLPHNLYPARIFMGDSGSMLLGFVMAAAAIVVTGQIDYQAVVERVRFPAYVPILLPVAVLVLPLLDMGMAIVRRLLTGKSPFHADRLHLHHRLLALGHSHRRAVVIMYVWTAVLAFGVAALAVLSTTTVLVATGVGLLVATALTLGPLRGRTPKPVEATP; translated from the coding sequence GTGAGGACCTACCTTCTCGTCGCCGTCATCGCAGCGGTCGTCACCTACCTGACGACGCCGCTGGCGCGGTGGTGCGCGCTGCGGTGGGGCGCCATCACGGCGGTGCGCGAGCGCGACGTCCACGCCGTCCCGACGCCGCGCCTCGGCGGCATGGCGATGTTCGCCGGCCTGCTCGTGGCGCTCCTGATGGCATCCCAGCTGCCGTTCCTCGCACCGGTCTACGCCAACCCGCGGCCCATCTTCGGCATCGTCGGGGGTGCGGCGCTGGTGTGCGCGCTCGGCGTCGCCGACGACATCTGGGACCTCGACTGGCTCACCAAGCTCATGGGGCAGGTGCTCGCGGCGGGGTTCCTCGCGTGGCAGGGCGTGCTGCTGTACCAGCTGCCCATCGGCGGTGTGCTCGGCGGCTCGTCGCGCACGGCCGTCTTCGTCACGGTGGTGTCCGTCGTGGTGGCGATGAACGCGGTGAACTTCGTCGACGGGCTCGACGGGCTGGCCGCCGGCGTCCTCGCGATCGGGGGGGCCGCCTTCTTCCTGTACGCGTACCTGCTCACCGTCGACACGAGCGCCAACGACTACTCCAACCTGGCCACCCTGGTCGTCGGGGTGATGGTGGGGACGTGCGTGGGGTTCCTGCCGCACAACCTCTATCCGGCGCGCATCTTCATGGGCGACTCGGGCTCGATGCTCCTGGGGTTCGTCATGGCGGCGGCGGCGATCGTCGTGACCGGGCAGATCGACTACCAGGCCGTCGTCGAGCGCGTGCGCTTCCCGGCGTACGTGCCGATCCTGCTTCCCGTCGCCGTCCTGGTGCTCCCGCTGCTGGACATGGGCATGGCGATCGTGCGGCGGCTGCTGACGGGCAAGAGCCCTTTCCACGCGGACCGCCTGCACCTGCACCACCGGCTGCTGGCGCTCGGTCACAGCCACCGCCGTGCCGTGGTCATCATGTACGTGTGGACGGCGGTCCTGGCGTTCGGCGTCGCGGCGCTCGCCGTCCTGTCGACCACGACGGTCCTCGTCGCCACCGGCGTCGGCCTGCTCGTCGCGACCGCACTGACCCTCGGCCCGCTTCGCGGGCGCACCCCCAAACCCGTGGAGGCCACCCCATGA
- the rpmE gene encoding 50S ribosomal protein L31 produces MKSGIHPEYVVTEVTCTCGSTFVTRSTVTSGKIHADVCSACHPFYTGKQKILDTGGRVARFEARYGKKAAAPAPAAD; encoded by the coding sequence GTGAAGTCTGGCATCCACCCGGAGTACGTGGTCACCGAGGTCACGTGCACCTGCGGCAGCACGTTCGTCACGCGCTCGACCGTGACGAGCGGCAAGATCCACGCCGACGTCTGCAGCGCCTGCCACCCGTTCTACACCGGCAAGCAGAAGATCCTCGACACCGGCGGCCGCGTGGCCCGGTTCGAGGCCCGCTACGGCAAGAAGGCAGCGGCCCCGGCCCCGGCCGCCGACTAG